ATACATTTAGATTATGTGTATACTGCCCGTACTCCAGGTGCTAATAATGGGACAGGTACTCTTTTTGAAGGAATTCAAAGATGGTCTGAAACAAAAGCAAATATGACAATAGATGAAATTAAGGAACGTGCTAGAATTGCGTTAAAGAAAGAGATTTTACATGGAACTCAATATCTTAGAACTCATGTTGATGTAACAGATCCTAAACTTACTTGCTTAAGAGCTATTATGGAATTAAGAGAAGAAGTTAAAGATCTTGTTGATATACAAATTATCGCATTTCCACAAGAGGGTATGTATTCATATAAAGATGGAGATAAATTAGTGGAAGAAGCATTAAAAATGGGTGCAGATGTAGTAGGGGCTATTCCTCACTTTGAATTTACAAGAGAAATGGGAGAAAAATCTATTAAGAAAACTGTAGAACTTGCTATGAAGTATAATAAATTAATAGATGTTCATTGTGATGAAACTGATGATGAACAATCAAGATTTGTTGAATTATTAGCAGCAGAATCTTATATGAATGGAATCGGTGAGCTAACAACAGCAAGTCATGCTTGTGCTATGGGTTCATATAATAATGCTTATACATTTAAATTATTTAAACTTTTAGGATTATCAAAAATGAACTTTATATCTTGTCCAACTGAGAACATACACTTACAAGGAAGATATGATACATATCCAAAAAGAAGGGGACTTACAAGAGTTAAAGAACTAAATGATGCAGGAATTAATGTTTGTTTTGCACAAGATTCAATTTCAGATTCATGGTATCCATTAGGAAATGGTAATTTAATGGCCATTTTAGATGCTGGAATTCATATCTGTCATATGATGTCTTTTGATGAAATTAATAATGCATTAGATTTAATTACAATAAACGGTGCTAAAACTCTTAATATAGAAGATAAATACGGAATAGAAGTTGGAAAAGACGCTAACTTTATAGCATTAAACGCTAAGAATGAATTTGATGCAATATTAGAAAGAGTAGGAATTAATTGTTCCGTTAGAAAAGGTGAATTTTTATTTAAGAAACAGCCACAAATAATTGATACAAATATATCTTTATTAAAATAATAATTATAAAATTAGAGATTAAGTTAATACTAGCTTGATCTCTACTTTTTTATATAAATTTAATTCATAAAAGAAAGAAAATTAAACTTATAATTAGATATATTAAATTTAAGTGACTAAATTAGGTTTAATTGAAATTTATTAATTAATATTAACTAATAAGCATATAATCCTAAATATACTATTAAAATATAGTTAGGGGTGTGTGTTTCTTGAAAGATAACTTTTTTATGCCTATATATTTAAATAGAGGTTTAGTTTTAGACCTTCACTCTATTTTTATAGATGGTTCTATAGAAAGCACATCTGTACGGTTTGTTAGAGGTGATACTGAACATTTGAAACTTCAAAATTACAATAAAACTGGAAAGGATTTTGCTGAAAAAACTTCTGGTAGTTATAAGGTGCCCAATGATGATAATGAATATGACTTTTCAACACATTGTTCAAAGTTCAATAGTAAGGATTTTTCAGGGAATATAGAAGGTTCCAATACGAATACAAATGAAGTTACTCTAAGAAAAATAAGTACCAACTTTTCTATATTTAATAATTTAAAAAATACTATGTTTAGAGATCATATGTTTAGAGAAATATCAAAAGAGGATATTATAAATGAAGATATAAAATGTGGTGAATATGTTGAATTTAATTGTGGTATGAGTTCCTTATCGTTATTAAATGATGTTAATAATATTATAGATATTTTAGAGTGTTATGATTGCACAGAGTTAGATAAATTAATTGAGAAAAAAGAAAATGAAAACAATCTTACAAATTATTCAGTGATATTAAAACAATTAAAGCTATTAAGTTCTTATCTGTGTAAGAATGATACAGTTAATATGGTAACCAATATAGGTGAATGTAGAGCTGTACTAAATGTAAATTTAGATTATTTTTCTGATAAACATGCCTATATGTATGATACCTGTGATACTGCTTGTAAAGTTTTTGGTAAGGTAATAAAAATGCCTAAAAAGGGTGAAGAAATATGTCTTTTATCCAAAACAGGAATGAGTGATTATTATAGAAAATTTTTAGATTCAATATCACCGTATTTAGCTGTATTAAAAGAAAATAATATAGTAATGCCTAATAACTTAGTTATTGATATAGAATGTCCTGCTATACAGGTTATACCGATAGCTATGTATCTTTAAAATTTTAATAAATTAATTTACACACATTAATTTAATATTTACAATAAAATAACTTATTTTTATGAAGTCAGTTATTCTATATCATATAAGTTTTTTAATTCCATTCCTATCCACATAAATAAAGTAGGTACAAATAAAAGAACAAAAAAAACAGTATTATATATTAATGGTGTTGCTCTTTGAAGTGCTATGTGGGAAGCTTTATTAATAAATATATATGGTATCCAAACATATATATTTTCAAAATAAAGAGGAAATTTTAAAAAGAGCAGAAGAATTTATTTAACAATAAAACATAATGCCATAAGAAATACTATTTCTTATGGCATTATGTTTTATTCTCTAGTTAACTTTTTTATTATATATCTATGTTCAGGATACATATTTAATAATTCATCTCTTTTTATTAATTCAAAATCGTCAAAATGAAAGCCCGGTGATACCATGCATCCTACTAAGGCATAATCTTCATTGTTCATGGCAGAGCCAAAAATATAACCTTTAGGAACTAAGACTTGCGGAGTTTCTCCCTTTTCTAAATTAAGACCTAAAAATTTTTTAGTAAGTTTTCCTTCTGGACTTATCATATAAATAGTAAGTGAAGAACCACTATGATAATACCAAAGTTCATCAGACTGTAATCTATGGAAATTAGATACTTCTCCATTTTGTAATAAAAAATAAATACTAGTCCAAAGATTTCTTTCTATTTTTTTATCATGTCTATTTAAATTTAAAGTTTCATCTGATATAAGTGATTCTTTATAATATCCACCTTCTGGATGAGAAATCATATTTAAATTTTTAATAAAATAATCAGCAGATTTTATCATATTTAATCTCCTTTTTCTTTAGTATTTCCTTAATATTATATATTAATTTTAACATAAAATTCAAATTAATAATTTTATAAAAAAATTCTAATAGTAATATGTAAATAGGTGTAAAATTTATAACAAAAATATAAGTACTTACGTTATTTACTATAATCACAAATTTAATTTATGTATATTCAATTTATTTTTGGGTAAATTAGACTTATAACCTACTCTTAAAAGCATCACTAATTTATTATGTTAAAGTTACCCTTATAACTCTAAAGATGTAAAAAAGATAAGTTATTAAGTTTATTTATGAAATACCATAAAATTTGATTAGAAAGAATATTATTAACAAATAATAATTTATGCCTAGCAAAGAATAAAAGATAATAAGGAGGAATTATTATGAATATTTTAGCATGGATTATCCTAGGAGCTTTAGCTGGATGGATTGCAAGTAAGTTCACAGGAAATGATTCTGAAATGGGAGCTTTTGCAAACATAATAGTTGGTATAATTGGTGCATTTATTGGTGGATGGATATTTAGATTTATTGGAGGCAAAGGAATTACAGGCTTCAATATTTGGAGTGCCATAGTAGCTGTAGTGGGAGCTATAATACTACTTGCTATAATTAATGCATTTAAGAGAACTAATAAATAGTATTAGGTTAGGTAAATAAAGAACTTTAAAATTACTTTTATAAAATAAAAGGCATGGAATTTTCCATGCTTTTTATTTTATTTAAAATACTACAATGAAGAATCTAATATAAAAAAGTTACAGCATCTAAAAGATATACTAGACAAAATTTAATTTTAGTGTTAAATTATAAATAAGAGATACCCCTGGGGGGAGGGGTGTATGATTTAAGGAGGAAGAGTATGCATTGTGAAAATAAAAAAACACTACAGTTATTAAAAACTGCAAGAGGTCAAATAGATGGAATTATAAAAATGATAGAAGAGGATAGATATTGTATAGATATATCAAATCAAATTATGGCATCTATGGCATTGCTTAAAAAATCTAATAGTATTGTACTTAAAGCTCACCTTGACCACTGTGTTAAAGATGCAATAAAAAATAATAGTGCTGAGGAAAAAATGAAAGAAATAGGTGGTATTATAGAAAAACTTATGAAATAGGAGGGATTATGATGAAAACTGATGTTTTTAAGATAGAAGGAATGACCTGTGCTGCATGTTCAAGGGCAGTAGAGAGAGTCACTGGAAAGTTAGAAGGGGTTGAGAAATCTTCAGTTAATTTAGCTACAGAAAAATTAAGTATATATTATAACGAAGAAAAACTTTCTAAGGAAGATATAATAAAAACTGTAGATAAGGCTGGATATAAAGCTATAGAAGAAGTTACAGAAGTTAAAGGCAAAGGGGTAATTAAAACCTTTAAGATAGAAGGAATGACTTGTGCTTCTTGTTCAAGGGCAGTAGAGAGAGTTACAGGAAAATTAAAGGGTGTTGAAAGTTCTAGGGTTAATTTAGCCACAGAGAAGTTAACTATAGAATATGATAATAGAATTATTAGAGCTAGTGATATAATATATGCAGTAGAAAAAGCTGGTTTTAAGGCTTTTGAAGAAAAAGGAGAGAACCAAGATACTCATCAAGATGGAAAGAAAAAAGAAATACAAAATCTCTGGAAGAGATTTATAGTGTCTTCTATGTTTACGGTACCACTTTTAATTGTTTCTATGGGTCATATGATGGGACTTCATTTACCTAATTTAATAAATCCCGAAGTAAGTCCTATGAATTTTGCACTAACTCAACTAATTCTTGTAATACCTGTTATTATATCTGGAAAGAAATTTTACAAAGTTGGGTTAAAATCCTTATTTACAGGACACCCAAATATGGATTCATTAATTTCTATAGGAAGTTTAGCGGCAATTATTTATGGTTTTTTTGCTATATACCAAATTTCTAAGGGAAATTACCATTATACTATGGATTTATATTTTGAGTCTGCAGCTACCATACTTACATTAATTACTTTAGGTAAGTATTTGGAAAGTGTAACTAAAGGGAAGACATCAGAAGCTATAAAAAAACTTATGGGACTTGCGCCGAAAAATGCTACTATATTAAAAGATGGGGAAGAAGTTTTAATACCTATAGATGAAGTATTAGTTGGAGACGTGGTTATTGTAAAACCTGGAGAAAAGTTCCCCGTGGATGGAGAAATACTTGAAGGTTCAACATCTGTTGATGAGTCTATGCTTACAGGTGAGAGTATTCCAGTTGAAAAAATTGTAGGTTCAAAGGTTATCGGAGCTTCAATAAATAAAAATGGATATATAAAATATAAAGCTACCAAAGTTGGTGGAGATACAGCTTTAGCTCAAATAATTAAGTTAGTGGAAGATGCACAAGGTTCTAAGGCTCCAATTGCTAAAATGGCAGATATAATTTCTGGGTATTTTGTACCTGTAGTCATAGGACTTGCTATAATTTCAGGTTTAACATGGTATATGGTAGGAAAAGGACCTATATTTGCTTTAACTATATTTATATCTGTTTTAGTAATAGCATGCCCATGTGCACTAGGACTTGCAACGCCTACAGCTATTATGGTAGGTACAGGAAAGGGTGCTGAAAATGGAGTTTTAATAAAAAGTGGTGAAGCACTAGAGACAACCCATAAAATTCAAACTATAATTTTTGATAAAACAGGAACTATAACAGAAGGAAATCCGAAAGTTACGGACATATTATGTAATGAGATAAATGAAGATGAAATCTTAATACTAGCTGCTAGTGCTGAAAAAGGTTCAGAGCATCCACTAGGAGAGGCTATAGTTAAGGCTGCAGAGGAGAGAAATTTAACTCTTAAAAAGGTAGAGGAATTTAAAGCTATATCTGGCAAAGGTATAGAAGCATTAATAGAAGATAGAAAGCTTTTCCTAGGCAATTTAAAGCTTATGAATGAGTATTCCATAGATTTAGGTAACTTTGAACACGATTCTAAAAAGCTTTCTATGGAAGGTAAGACACCTATGTATATAGCAAGTAATGAAAAGGTATTAGGAATAATAGCTGTCGCAGATACAGTAAAGGAAAATTCTAAAAAGGCAATAGAAACTCTTCATAAAATGGGTATTGAAGTAGCTATGCTTACAGGAGATAATAGAAATACGGCAGAGGCTATTGCAAGAGAAGTGGGTATAGATAGAGTTATTGCTGAAGTATTACCAGATAATAAAGCAGAAGAAGTTAATAAAGTTCAAAGAGAAGGAAGAAAAGTTGCCATGGTTGGAGATGGAATAAATGATGCACCAGCGCTTGCAATGGCAGATATAGGAATGGCAATAGGATCAGGTACCGATGTTGCCATAGAATCTGCAGATATTGTTTTAATGAGAAGTGATTTAATGGATGTAGCAACTTCTATAGATTTAAGTAAAAAGACCATAAGAAATATAAAAGAAAATTTATTTTGGGCTTTTGCATACAATACTTTAGGAATACCTGTAGCTATGGGGGTATGGTATGCATTTGGTGGAAAACTTTTAAATCCTATGATAGCAGCACTTGCTATGAGTTTTAGTTCTGTATCAGTACTTCTAAATGCTTTAAGATTAAAAAGTTTTAAAAGAGTGAATTAGATAGGACTTTTACTTTCAGATGGGGCTTTAAGCTCCATCTGAATTTTTATTATCTCATAGTAGAATTTACAGTAGTATTATCAGCATAATGTTATAATCATATTAAATTTTATTAGTGCTTAATTAAAGTGATTTTTATATAAATATGTGAATATAATATGTATATAGTAAAAGATTGTTTATAATAAAATAAGTTAAATTTAGTAAAAATCAAATGATTATTTTGTAAATACTTTGCATGAATTTTTATTATTGTATATAATTTATATATTAAGGATTAAAATTTTATTATTAAGATAATATAAGATGATAGGGAAATTATAAAATTATGACTTAAAAGGAGGTACTGCATAAAATGGAAGATAATAAAAGAAAGAATACATATAATGGATTTGGATACTATTTTAAGGAATGGTTTGTTCCTATTATAGCTGCAGTGGTTATAGCTACATTAATAAATAGGTTTTGGTTTTTTAATATTAAAGTTCCTACAGAATCTATGTATCCAGCTATTGTACCAGGAGATAGGATTTTGGTTACTAGAGTATATAATAAGGATAAATTAAAAAGAGGAGATATTATAGTTTTTCATTCTGATGAGCTTAAAGAAGATTTAATAAAAAGATTAATAGGATTGCCTGGAGATAAAGTTAAGGTTAATGGCGATGGCTCTCTATATATAAATGGAGAAAAGATACTAGAGCCTTATATAGTGAATCAAGGTGACGTTAAGGGGGAATTTGTAGTTCCTAAAGATAACTTCTTATTTATGGGTGATAATAGAAAGGATTCATTGGATAGCAGGTATTGGAAGAATCCTTATATAAGTAAAGATAAGATAATGGGAAAAGCTCAATTTGTTTTAACACCATTTAAAAGAACGGGTAAATTAAGATAAAAATTAAGGGATATATTACTAGTCAAAAGTCATGTAAATTTTTTATATTTATATGGCTTTTATTTTTTTAAAAATATATAATTATAACGGTATTTAATTAGATATTAATAAATCTGTAACTATTCCTTCTTTTTATTGATGTATAATAAAGT
The nucleotide sequence above comes from Hathewaya histolytica. Encoded proteins:
- a CDS encoding GlsB/YeaQ/YmgE family stress response membrane protein, which encodes MNILAWIILGALAGWIASKFTGNDSEMGAFANIIVGIIGAFIGGWIFRFIGGKGITGFNIWSAIVAVVGAIILLAIINAFKRTNK
- a CDS encoding DUF6414 family protein, with product MKDNFFMPIYLNRGLVLDLHSIFIDGSIESTSVRFVRGDTEHLKLQNYNKTGKDFAEKTSGSYKVPNDDNEYDFSTHCSKFNSKDFSGNIEGSNTNTNEVTLRKISTNFSIFNNLKNTMFRDHMFREISKEDIINEDIKCGEYVEFNCGMSSLSLLNDVNNIIDILECYDCTELDKLIEKKENENNLTNYSVILKQLKLLSSYLCKNDTVNMVTNIGECRAVLNVNLDYFSDKHAYMYDTCDTACKVFGKVIKMPKKGEEICLLSKTGMSDYYRKFLDSISPYLAVLKENNIVMPNNLVIDIECPAIQVIPIAMYL
- the lepB gene encoding signal peptidase I; protein product: MEDNKRKNTYNGFGYYFKEWFVPIIAAVVIATLINRFWFFNIKVPTESMYPAIVPGDRILVTRVYNKDKLKRGDIIVFHSDELKEDLIKRLIGLPGDKVKVNGDGSLYINGEKILEPYIVNQGDVKGEFVVPKDNFLFMGDNRKDSLDSRYWKNPYISKDKIMGKAQFVLTPFKRTGKLR
- a CDS encoding cupin domain-containing protein produces the protein MIKSADYFIKNLNMISHPEGGYYKESLISDETLNLNRHDKKIERNLWTSIYFLLQNGEVSNFHRLQSDELWYYHSGSSLTIYMISPEGKLTKKFLGLNLEKGETPQVLVPKGYIFGSAMNNEDYALVGCMVSPGFHFDDFELIKRDELLNMYPEHRYIIKKLTRE
- the codA gene encoding cytosine deaminase; amino-acid sequence: MKAILFKNARLKGNETLVDLLVENGVYKEIGQNLSIKYKDVETYDLQGDLVVPPYIDPHIHLDYVYTARTPGANNGTGTLFEGIQRWSETKANMTIDEIKERARIALKKEILHGTQYLRTHVDVTDPKLTCLRAIMELREEVKDLVDIQIIAFPQEGMYSYKDGDKLVEEALKMGADVVGAIPHFEFTREMGEKSIKKTVELAMKYNKLIDVHCDETDDEQSRFVELLAAESYMNGIGELTTASHACAMGSYNNAYTFKLFKLLGLSKMNFISCPTENIHLQGRYDTYPKRRGLTRVKELNDAGINVCFAQDSISDSWYPLGNGNLMAILDAGIHICHMMSFDEINNALDLITINGAKTLNIEDKYGIEVGKDANFIALNAKNEFDAILERVGINCSVRKGEFLFKKQPQIIDTNISLLK
- a CDS encoding metal-sensing transcriptional repressor, which produces MHCENKKTLQLLKTARGQIDGIIKMIEEDRYCIDISNQIMASMALLKKSNSIVLKAHLDHCVKDAIKNNSAEEKMKEIGGIIEKLMK
- a CDS encoding heavy metal translocating P-type ATPase, whose translation is MKTDVFKIEGMTCAACSRAVERVTGKLEGVEKSSVNLATEKLSIYYNEEKLSKEDIIKTVDKAGYKAIEEVTEVKGKGVIKTFKIEGMTCASCSRAVERVTGKLKGVESSRVNLATEKLTIEYDNRIIRASDIIYAVEKAGFKAFEEKGENQDTHQDGKKKEIQNLWKRFIVSSMFTVPLLIVSMGHMMGLHLPNLINPEVSPMNFALTQLILVIPVIISGKKFYKVGLKSLFTGHPNMDSLISIGSLAAIIYGFFAIYQISKGNYHYTMDLYFESAATILTLITLGKYLESVTKGKTSEAIKKLMGLAPKNATILKDGEEVLIPIDEVLVGDVVIVKPGEKFPVDGEILEGSTSVDESMLTGESIPVEKIVGSKVIGASINKNGYIKYKATKVGGDTALAQIIKLVEDAQGSKAPIAKMADIISGYFVPVVIGLAIISGLTWYMVGKGPIFALTIFISVLVIACPCALGLATPTAIMVGTGKGAENGVLIKSGEALETTHKIQTIIFDKTGTITEGNPKVTDILCNEINEDEILILAASAEKGSEHPLGEAIVKAAEERNLTLKKVEEFKAISGKGIEALIEDRKLFLGNLKLMNEYSIDLGNFEHDSKKLSMEGKTPMYIASNEKVLGIIAVADTVKENSKKAIETLHKMGIEVAMLTGDNRNTAEAIAREVGIDRVIAEVLPDNKAEEVNKVQREGRKVAMVGDGINDAPALAMADIGMAIGSGTDVAIESADIVLMRSDLMDVATSIDLSKKTIRNIKENLFWAFAYNTLGIPVAMGVWYAFGGKLLNPMIAALAMSFSSVSVLLNALRLKSFKRVN